TCGTCAGTGAATTCGCGGTCGTCGACGGTGACGTCGCCGTGGCGGCCCACTGGACGCCCTACGAGGGGGCGCCACTCGAGGGACGAGCGAGCATCGGCCCGACTCCGTCGCCGACGGCCGACGTGAGTAGCGTCTCGATGACCGTACCCAGCGGCTTCGCGTTCGACCGCTTCGACTCCGCCGATTTCGGTGGAGACGAGGACGACATCGAGAGCGAGGACGGGGGCGAGGGTGAGAACAAGGATAGGAGCGAGGGCGAGGATCCGGACAGAGAGACATACCACCCAATCGCAACCAGCGTTTCCACGGCGATCGTCGAGGGATACTTCCCGCCGGAACAGACGTCGCTCGTGCTCGAGCGCGGCGGCCTCGGCCGGGACCGTACCGTCTATCGATACCAACGGTTCGCGACTGTCCTGGACGGTGTCGATCCTGCGGATCTCGAGACCCCACTCGAACAGTCCAATAGCGACGCACAGGCGGCGAACGCACACCTCGTCGACGCCCTCGCTCGGTCGATGGCTGCCGACATGGAAGCCCGGTTCGATACGCCTGAAGAAGCCGCGGAGGCAGTCACGGTCGAGGACGTCACCATCGTCGTACGGGTGTGGGATACGTGACCCGAACGCCCACCATCTCGCTCGCGGACGACGATCGTGGGCGCGTCCCGTTTGCGCTCATCGGCGTATTGCTGCTCGTCAGCAGTATCACCCTCGTGGGCGCACTCCAGTCGCGACCGACCCCCAAAACCGACGTCGATCCCGCCGTCGCGATGGACCGAACGACCGCTGCGACGCAAACGGCCATCCGCCACGCGGTCCTGGACGCGACCGATCAGGTCGCCAGCGAGCCGATTATCGAACCCGCGAACACCCCCTACGGAGACCTCGTCAACGCCAGTAGCGACCGCGAGATTCTCGAGAACTACCTCGCCCTTCGAATCTACCTGAACGTACAGACGAACCTCGCGGGCGCTGGACAGAACGTCCGCGGAACAACCACGACCGTTTCCGTCCTGCCCGCGAACGACCTCGAGTCGCTCGAACGTGGGATGGACCGGGTGACGGTCTCGGCGGACGAGACTGGCCGACTCGACGTGACGATAGACGGCGTCCGAACGACCGTCGAACGTGACGGCGAGGTCATCGCGAGCCGCGCCGAACCCGTAGCGGTCTCCGTGCCAACGCCGCTATTCGAACTCCAGCGTCGGACGGCTGCCTACGAAACCGCACTCAACACCGGTGCGCTCGAAGGATCGGGCTTCGGTCGGCAATTTAGTGGGCGGCTATATCCGCTCGCGTGGGCCCGCGGCTACGCCCAGTACGCCGGGATGCCAGTCTCGGAAGTGATCGCCAATCGCCACGTCGAGGTGACGGCGAACAGCGCCGCCTACGCGACCCAGCGCGGTGTCTTCGGTACCCAGGATGTCGATGGCGGTGATGCCATGCGCCAGGCCTGGCTCTGTCTCGCGGCCAAAGACGGCGACGACCTCTACGGCGGCTACAACGACGGCGAATCGCCGAGCATCGACAGCCAGGACGTGTGTGACTCCCTCCAGTACGTCTACGGCGATCAGGTCGGCGGCAACCCGCCCGAGGCGCCGTCACTGCAGGACCTCTCCGGTCACGCACCCGGGATGGACGAAGAACAGACGATCGCGGTCAGCGAGAGCGCGTACATGCCGCTTCGACACATGTTCGACGAGAAAAACGAGCACTCGATTCCGGCGGCATTCGATCGAGTCTATACCGTCGACGCCGCCTCGAGCGTTACGGTCGACGAAACCCACACGCGAGCAGAACCCGCCCCGCCCGACGAAGGCGCACACTGGGAGCGTCTGGATCGCTCGCCGAGAACGTACCGTAACACGACGGTAACCGACGTCACCGTCCGCGACCCTGGCCGGGCGAGTGCCTATTACACCTACGACGCCACCGTCGTCAATGGCTTCGAACGGACCGCGTCCTGGAACGACACCCGGACGAACGAGACCGAACGGATCGAGACGAACGCGACCGCGAGGAGTACGTTCGACGTGCGCGTTCGTCTGTACGAAGCCGATCACAGCCCGGACTCGAGGGTCAAGGCCCGCACCGAGTACGGCGTTCACCGAAAGTACGGTGGGACCGGCGTCTACTCGAGCGACTTCAGCGACGTCCCAGACAGGGCCGCGAACGCGTTCGTCGGCTCACGCACCGAGGCCGGTTTCGAGAGGCTTGTTTCGGACGCCGCCGTCGAAGCCCACTCCGGAGCCGACCTCGAGCGTTCCCTCGAAATCCCGTCGCGAAAACGACTCGACGCCGACTACGAGTACGGCGTCCTGGAGGCCGATGTGATCGAGGATCTCACCGCGATTCAGGCCGACATCGAGAGTCTCGAGGTGACCTTCGAACGGGCGGACATGATCAAAGAACCTGGCGAGGACGGGCCCGTCGAAGATTTGGTCGCAAAAGTCGAGGCCGAACGGGACGCCTCTATCGACCGACGGGGTCCGTACGTCGACCCGGCGGAAAAGGCGATGTACGAGGCTCGTCTCGCGTACTTCGAACTTCTGCTCTCTGACCTGGAGGCCGTTGCCGAAACGCACGACGACGTGATGGCGGGCCTGGACGACGAGCTCGAGGAGGCGAATTCGGGGCTCGGAGATGCGACGGCGTATATGCAAGAGGCGATGAGCACGTCGGAACCGGATCCGGAGCCGATCCAGGAGGTTCCGTTGCTCGAGGGGGTGAGCTATCGGGTGTCGGGGTCGCCGTCGTATCTGGTGACGGAGAACGTGACGGCCGAGCGGGTACCGGCGGTCGGGAACGATTCGGAATTTGCGCCGATGGCGACGCGAAATGCGAACTACTTCTCGATTCCGTACGATTCGGTGATGACGGGTATTTTGTCGAAAATTCCGAGGTTGGATCTTGGAGAGGAAGAGCAGCGGGTGCCGATGCGGACGGCGGGCGAGACGTTGCGGGCAGCGAAGTTGGCGGAGGCGGTGGGAGCTGACCTGGATGGAGAGATATCACAGATAGAGGACCAGATTAACCAAGAGATCACCACGTTATCTACGGAAATAGCCAATGACATTAATTCTGAATTATTTGGAGAGAAAGAAGTCAACATTTGGGATAGCATTGAGTCTACGATTAAGCAGAAAAAGACAGTTGATATGGCCGCAATTGAGTTAGGTGAAGGAAATCTCACAGAGTCGATCACTGAACAGATTGCCGACGATCTTGCTGAGGAGTACCCAAGTGAATTCAGTGGGAGGGAAGGAGCGTGGAAAGCAAAAGTTACTGCTGTTTCTCGCCCAATTATCTCCGAAAAAATTGCAGGCCAGAGTGTTTCGTTTGGTTCTGGTTTAGAAGAAATTGATGCCGAGATACGGGCAGAGGTTGAGCAGATAACCGACGAGGTAATCAAACAACGATTAGAAAACGCTGAAATAGTCAATGAAGAGGGGGAGATTGTCATTGATGAGGAAGAGGAGTGGTTGCAGGGCGATGCACCAAAACGTGTTCCCGCTGGCATTCCGATCACACCTGTACCTGGATACTGGGTCGCAACAGCAAACGTCTGGAACGTAAACGTAGCGTCGAAATATGCTAGATTTGAAGTCACATCCAATACTGGAACGCCGCTAGTTACTGGAGGAACGACCTATGTTCGAGAGGACAAGAACGTTTCAGTAAATATCGGTGGCAACCAGAAGCGGCTAGGTTCTAACAAAGCAATCTCGTTTCGAGGGAGCACTGTCGTCGTAATTGTTGTTCCGCCTGGTGGACAAGGGGTTGGTGATCGTACAGGGGTTAGAACTGAGTGTACGGAAACGTGGCCCGATGTTGGGTACCTCGAAAATAGTGAGACAGCAGCCTGTGGTAAATAGAAAATCTCGGATAGTTCACTTACTCGAGTGCATATATTGTTCCCTCTCTCGTTCCGATAAGAAGAATTCCGTCAGCAAAAGCCGGTTCTGAGGCAACTTCGCCATCTGTTTCATAGTACCACCGTTCATCACCAGTTTCTCTATCGAATGCATAGACCCCATCTTTAGATCCCGTATATGCTAGTTTATCCGTAAGTGATACATTCCCCCAAACCCCACCTGATTGGCTTACCCATTTTAATTTCCCGTCAATTGTATCGATACATGCGACTCCATCTCGGGTTGTGACAAATAGCGAGTTTGAATCATAACTAACTGATGAGATGACAGTATTCCCAACATCACATTCCCACGTGATCTCACCAGTTTCTTTTTCAAATGCACAGACCGATTCCTTTTGGCGTATTCCCGCATAAACATGGTTTTCACCAGCAGTGAGTCCTGTTACTGTCTCGTCTACTTCTGTTTCCCATATCCGTGCTTGCGTCTCAATGTCAATTGCGTAGACAAAATGAGGAACCCCCATTGTGTATAGGATCCCCTCTGAAAGTATCGGAGTGTTAGTCCCTCGCCCACTGATTTCGTGAGTCCATTCCGCACTACCTGAGTTACCATTAAACTGGATAACTAGGCCTTCGTCCGTGTTGGCATATATTGAACCGCCCGCTGCCGTTGGGCTTCCAACAGTGGTATATGCATTCCATTTTGACTCCCAAATTTTCCCACCATTACTCACATTGCCCGATAATAACAGTCCATTTGTATTTAGATATACTTGGTTATTGAGGACCGCTGGAGTTCCAGGGAGATCACCCAACAATTCATCTGACTCCCAAATCACATCGCCGCTGTGGATATCAATCGCGTAAAAACCCGAATCCCAATCACCAATATACGCTGTCCCATCAGCAATCGCCGCTCCACCCGTAATCCGACCACCGGTCTCCAGTCGCCACCGCTCCGAAACCGAGCTCGTCGGACCGGTCGCAGTCGGATGATACCCCGTATTCTGAATGTCGACGCCGGCCATCGGCCACTCGTCACTCGCGACCGAGGGTCCCTCGCCGGATGACCCCGAAACGAGTCCGCCATCGCTCGAGTCAGTGGATTTAGAGTCGTTCGAGTTGGTCTCTGGCGAATCGGAACTGCCAAAATCTGCACACCCGGCGAGGCTCGTTACGCTTGCACCAACGCACGTCGCGAGCCATCGTCGTCGCGTCCTGGAAGGCATTGAACGACAGATGACGTAAAACTATAAGAAAGTACTGACTTGATTTTATAACTTTAAATATGGAATATCGAATCGAAACACGTCGATGAAAACCGACTTGGTACTGACCGACCTTCCACCAAATATGTTCTACGAGCAGCGCCTTTCCGTCCCGGACACCCGCGACTCGCTTCGAACCGAGTACGACGACGACCTTCGATCGGCACTCGAGCACGCTGGCCTCGAGCAAGCCGAGACCGAAACCGGCATCGGCCGACCGACACTGGAGGCGCTCCAGGACGGGGAGGCACCGACTCTGACTCTCGAGGAGGCCGCCCAGATCCAGTCGCTCCAGGACGGCGAACCTGACCCGGAGACGATCGTCGAACTGGCGGGAGAACACCTGTTGTTAGGGATGACGACGGCCGTCATCGACGTGGATACGCTCGCGGCCGACGTCGACGGCGACCTCGGCGCCACGGAGATTCAACAGAAGATCGAACGTCGTGCACCGATGACGTTCGAGGAGTACGTCGCGATTCAACACGCGATTGTCGACCGCGGCACGTGAGGTGCGAGCGCAGTCGTTATGCATTTGCATTCGGCTTCCCGATGTACGGGTATGCGCGTCGCTATTCTCGGCTGTGGGTACGTGGGTCTGGAACTGGGCCGTCAGCTGGAGGATCGAGGTCACGAGGCGATTGGCGTTCGTCGATCTGCCGACGGGCTCGCGGCGATCGAGAATGCCGGTTTCGAGGCCGTCCAGGCTGATGTGACCGACCCGTCGGCGCTGGAGGATCTCCCTGACGCCGACGCGATCGTCTTCGCCGCGAGTAGCGGCGGTCGAGGAGCTGACGCTGCTCGGAAGGTCTACGTCGAGGGACTCGAGACTGCGATCAGGGCGTTCGGCGAACGGGACCGG
This region of Natronosalvus halobius genomic DNA includes:
- a CDS encoding PQQ-binding-like beta-propeller repeat protein, translating into MAGVDIQNTGYHPTATGPTSSVSERWRLETGGRITGGAAIADGTAYIGDWDSGFYAIDIHSGDVIWESDELLGDLPGTPAVLNNQVYLNTNGLLLSGNVSNGGKIWESKWNAYTTVGSPTAAGGSIYANTDEGLVIQFNGNSGSAEWTHEISGRGTNTPILSEGILYTMGVPHFVYAIDIETQARIWETEVDETVTGLTAGENHVYAGIRQKESVCAFEKETGEITWECDVGNTVISSVSYDSNSLFVTTRDGVACIDTIDGKLKWVSQSGGVWGNVSLTDKLAYTGSKDGVYAFDRETGDERWYYETDGEVASEPAFADGILLIGTREGTIYALE
- a CDS encoding DUF7286 family protein, whose protein sequence is MGYVTRTPTISLADDDRGRVPFALIGVLLLVSSITLVGALQSRPTPKTDVDPAVAMDRTTAATQTAIRHAVLDATDQVASEPIIEPANTPYGDLVNASSDREILENYLALRIYLNVQTNLAGAGQNVRGTTTTVSVLPANDLESLERGMDRVTVSADETGRLDVTIDGVRTTVERDGEVIASRAEPVAVSVPTPLFELQRRTAAYETALNTGALEGSGFGRQFSGRLYPLAWARGYAQYAGMPVSEVIANRHVEVTANSAAYATQRGVFGTQDVDGGDAMRQAWLCLAAKDGDDLYGGYNDGESPSIDSQDVCDSLQYVYGDQVGGNPPEAPSLQDLSGHAPGMDEEQTIAVSESAYMPLRHMFDEKNEHSIPAAFDRVYTVDAASSVTVDETHTRAEPAPPDEGAHWERLDRSPRTYRNTTVTDVTVRDPGRASAYYTYDATVVNGFERTASWNDTRTNETERIETNATARSTFDVRVRLYEADHSPDSRVKARTEYGVHRKYGGTGVYSSDFSDVPDRAANAFVGSRTEAGFERLVSDAAVEAHSGADLERSLEIPSRKRLDADYEYGVLEADVIEDLTAIQADIESLEVTFERADMIKEPGEDGPVEDLVAKVEAERDASIDRRGPYVDPAEKAMYEARLAYFELLLSDLEAVAETHDDVMAGLDDELEEANSGLGDATAYMQEAMSTSEPDPEPIQEVPLLEGVSYRVSGSPSYLVTENVTAERVPAVGNDSEFAPMATRNANYFSIPYDSVMTGILSKIPRLDLGEEEQRVPMRTAGETLRAAKLAEAVGADLDGEISQIEDQINQEITTLSTEIANDINSELFGEKEVNIWDSIESTIKQKKTVDMAAIELGEGNLTESITEQIADDLAEEYPSEFSGREGAWKAKVTAVSRPIISEKIAGQSVSFGSGLEEIDAEIRAEVEQITDEVIKQRLENAEIVNEEGEIVIDEEEEWLQGDAPKRVPAGIPITPVPGYWVATANVWNVNVASKYARFEVTSNTGTPLVTGGTTYVREDKNVSVNIGGNQKRLGSNKAISFRGSTVVVIVVPPGGQGVGDRTGVRTECTETWPDVGYLENSETAACGK
- a CDS encoding DUF7284 family protein, with the protein product MTSVLGLFSPVPDHESSTADTETAATDTEPSTADNTETTAADISTRWRCIGDARAVSTVLDVALCLVLMSAAVGVLGIYLAGDEDTGHTPETATHAVELLGSTTVSVEYTLEPALERAPEDAYDDPDDYTRSDLVRVTHGPAAGVLADAALANVTLEDEPLTQDGRLFATTIEGPIVSEFAVVDGDVAVAAHWTPYEGAPLEGRASIGPTPSPTADVSSVSMTVPSGFAFDRFDSADFGGDEDDIESEDGGEGENKDRSEGEDPDRETYHPIATSVSTAIVEGYFPPEQTSLVLERGGLGRDRTVYRYQRFATVLDGVDPADLETPLEQSNSDAQAANAHLVDALARSMAADMEARFDTPEEAAEAVTVEDVTIVVRVWDT
- a CDS encoding DUF5791 family protein: MFYEQRLSVPDTRDSLRTEYDDDLRSALEHAGLEQAETETGIGRPTLEALQDGEAPTLTLEEAAQIQSLQDGEPDPETIVELAGEHLLLGMTTAVIDVDTLAADVDGDLGATEIQQKIERRAPMTFEEYVAIQHAIVDRGT